GCTGTTGACCTTTACGGGCTGGCTCTCCTACCCGCTCCTGCTCGTCATCGCCGCGGTAGGCGGCGTCACCAACGCCTTCGACGTGCCCGCGCGGCAGAGCCTGGTGCCCGACCTCGTCCCCAAACGCGACCTGCGCAACGCCGTCTCGCTCAACTCGCTGGCCTTCAACGTGGCGCGGCTCATCGGCCCGGCCGTGGCGGCCGCGGCCATCGCCGCCTCCGGCCATCTCTTCGGGGACGCGCAGCCGCTCCTGCGCTACAGCCCGGCGATCACCCTCAACGCGCTCTCCTTTGCCGTGGTCATCGCGGCCATCTGGAACTTGAGGGTGCCGCGGCAAGCGGCGAGGCCGCACCGGGTCTTCGCGGAGATAAGGGAGGGCCTCGCCTACGTCTGGGGCCAGGCCGAGGTGAGGCTGGCGACGATGCTGGCGGGGGCGCTGTCCTTGACCATCGTCAACTTCCAGATGATCGTGCCGCTCTTCGCGCGGCAGGCCTTGGGGCTCGAGATCGGCGGTCTCGGCCTGTTGCTCTCGAGCCTGGGCCTGGGCGCCATCCTCGCCTTCGGCGTCAACACCGCCTACGGCGACGGCGACCGGCTCATGCTCATGCGCCGGGGCGCCCTCTTGCTCAGCCTGGCCTTTTTGGCCTTCGTGATGAGCCCGAACCTGCCGGTGGCCGCCTTGGCCCTGGTCGCCTGCGGCCTCGGCATGATCCTCACCACGGTGAACGCCCAGGCGACCGTCCAGTTGCTCGTGCCCGACGCCCTGCGCGGCCGGGTCATGAGCATCTACATGCTCGTCTTCGCGGGCTTCGTGCCCTTCGGGGCGCTGCTCGTTTCGCAGCTCGTGGGCCGGCTGGGGCCGCGTTGGGGGCTCCTGGCGGTC
The DNA window shown above is from Deinococcota bacterium and carries:
- a CDS encoding MFS transporter → MIGRFPHSFDALSHPAFRNFWFAQGFSLIGSWMGVTAQAWLVFDLVPDPAEAALKFGYVGALQFAPTLLLSLFAGVVIDATSRRSVLLVCQGVLALSAAALALLTFTGWLSYPLLLVIAAVGGVTNAFDVPARQSLVPDLVPKRDLRNAVSLNSLAFNVARLIGPAVAAAAIAASGHLFGDAQPLLRYSPAITLNALSFAVVIAAIWNLRVPRQAARPHRVFAEIREGLAYVWGQAEVRLATMLAGALSLTIVNFQMIVPLFARQALGLEIGGLGLLLSSLGLGAILAFGVNTAYGDGDRLMLMRRGALLLSLAFLAFVMSPNLPVAALALVACGLGMILTTVNAQATVQLLVPDALRGRVMSIYMLVFAGFVPFGALLVSQLVGRLGPRWGLLAVGLLGLAAVLIFRPHKKFMTRLRAAQATD